From a single Metopolophium dirhodum isolate CAU chromosome 6, ASM1992520v1, whole genome shotgun sequence genomic region:
- the LOC132946067 gene encoding uncharacterized protein LOC132946067 encodes MDAMDTISSTANKLLKEFSLDNRYEVISLTAYEGKINIQENINNFLDKEFIECKSCKSERVITASIKNHLLIELLSLPTDLEASISISNLSDIGAIQNNYAGEVHLYLDDIPKTIKINDIYFLRGAIGFCGQDR; translated from the exons atggatGCAATGGATACAATTTCATCAACAGCCAATAAGCTGTTAAAAG AATTTTCTTTAGACAATAGATATGAAGTAATATCATTGACTGCTTATGAGGGGAAAATAAACATTcaagaaaatattaacaacttCTTAGATAAGGAATTTATTGAGTGTAAAAGCTGCAAAAGTGAGAGAGTTATAACTGCCAGCATAAAAAACCATTTGTTGATAGAACTACTATCATTACCTACag ATCTAGAAGCATCAATAAGCATATCCAATCTGAGTGATATAGGAGCAATCCAAAACAATTATGCAGGAGAAGTCCATTTGTATTTAGATGATAttccaaaaacaataaaaattaatgatatttattttttgagagGAGCTATAGGGTTTTGTGGACAAGACCGGTGA